From Mucilaginibacter rubeus, a single genomic window includes:
- a CDS encoding lipocalin family protein produces the protein MKFVLGILLMFFTTAYSGPVNRPVSRVDLDKFSGKWYSLYSIPTMFDRGTRETTTTYTLNNDGYYNVVTCAKKGDNEEVHTYKSKLFPEKEKDGEMKAQFIWPIKVDYWVIDLAPDYSYVVVGHPDHKFLFIMSRKPSIPKAEYEGIVEHCKEMGYAVEKLVSQQHKG, from the coding sequence ATGAAGTTTGTATTGGGGATATTGCTGATGTTTTTTACAACAGCATACAGCGGACCGGTTAACAGGCCGGTATCCAGGGTTGACCTGGATAAGTTTTCGGGCAAATGGTATTCTCTATATTCCATCCCAACTATGTTTGACAGGGGCACCCGCGAAACCACCACTACTTATACATTAAACAATGACGGCTACTACAACGTAGTAACCTGTGCCAAAAAAGGAGACAACGAGGAGGTGCATACCTATAAGTCAAAGCTATTTCCCGAAAAAGAGAAGGACGGTGAGATGAAGGCCCAATTTATCTGGCCAATTAAGGTCGACTATTGGGTTATCGACCTTGCGCCCGACTACTCGTATGTGGTTGTTGGACACCCGGATCATAAATTTTTATTTATCATGAGCCGTAAACCATCAATACCCAAAGCGGAATATGAAGGGATAGTAGAACATTGTAAAGAAATGGGCTATGCGGTTGAAAAGCTGGTATCGCAACAACATAAAGGGTAA
- a CDS encoding PAS domain-containing protein, which translates to MRTPLTSQLLGDLIEKGYEYVLVKVTVNQQTEEVVDITLVPVKGKPELNNLPAGFETFYRITREPMQLVCGVDKTSIFIEYQTVDDAITDKDIFDDTYFRMSEEFFRQVLDSLEDYAVITTDKNGNINSWNTGAQKVLGYTEQEALGLNARIFFTIEDIASGKPEMELKKALSMGRAIDERYHVRKDGSRFWGSGLFFPLFDEEHNHRGFTKIMRNQREEQQAKELGI; encoded by the coding sequence ATGCGTACTCCGTTAACCTCACAACTACTTGGCGACCTTATTGAAAAAGGCTACGAATATGTATTAGTTAAAGTAACTGTAAATCAACAAACTGAGGAAGTTGTTGACATTACCCTTGTACCTGTTAAAGGAAAGCCGGAGCTGAATAACCTGCCTGCAGGCTTTGAAACCTTTTACCGCATAACCCGCGAGCCTATGCAGCTGGTGTGCGGTGTAGACAAAACCAGCATTTTTATTGAATATCAAACGGTTGATGATGCCATAACCGACAAAGATATTTTTGACGATACCTATTTCAGGATGAGCGAAGAGTTTTTCAGGCAGGTGTTGGATAGCCTTGAAGACTACGCCGTTATCACCACTGATAAAAACGGCAATATCAACAGTTGGAATACCGGCGCCCAAAAAGTACTTGGCTATACAGAACAGGAAGCTTTAGGACTTAATGCCCGCATATTTTTCACTATTGAAGATATCGCTTCCGGCAAACCCGAAATGGAATTAAAGAAAGCATTGAGCATGGGCAGGGCTATTGATGAACGCTATCATGTGCGTAAGGACGGATCACGCTTTTGGGGCAGCGGTTTGTTTTTCCCGCTGTTTGATGAAGAACACAATCACAGGGGCTTTACCAAAATAATGCGCAATCAGCGCGAGGAGCAGCAAGCCAAGGAACTTGGCATATAA
- the nagA gene encoding N-acetylglucosamine-6-phosphate deacetylase — protein MPILALHNLKLISTGTIAEGKAVLISNGTITDIIDESAIPAEAVKKDLNGAYLAPGFIDLQIYGSGGKLFAGTPTVEALEQLENDLLNQGTIGVFATIGTNTNDIVETGIEAAKAYREKSKGAFWGLHLEGPYLNPAKKGAHPEKFIKKATLAEVKGWVEKADGVIKMITIAPELQDQEVIDYLYEQGIIISSGHSNATYAEGKSFLKKPVQAVTHLFNAMPSMHHREPGYIPAIFEERPYTSIVADGIHVDFAMVRLAKRELGDKLFLITDAVTSTKEGAYQHELRGDRYTMPDGTLSGSCLTMLEAVENCVKKVGIDLAEAVNMASLYPAELASQTKKGKIEQGFDADLVVFNADFEVLETILKGDFLTKTT, from the coding sequence ATGCCTATCCTCGCCCTCCACAACCTTAAACTCATTTCAACCGGCACCATCGCCGAAGGTAAAGCCGTTTTAATCTCAAACGGTACCATCACCGATATTATTGACGAAAGCGCTATCCCGGCAGAAGCGGTAAAGAAAGATCTTAACGGCGCATACCTTGCCCCCGGATTTATCGATTTGCAGATCTATGGTAGCGGAGGTAAACTTTTTGCGGGTACACCAACCGTTGAGGCGTTGGAGCAATTAGAAAATGATCTGCTGAACCAGGGAACCATTGGGGTATTTGCTACCATAGGTACTAATACCAATGATATTGTGGAGACCGGTATTGAAGCAGCCAAGGCTTATCGTGAAAAAAGTAAAGGTGCTTTCTGGGGATTGCATTTGGAAGGGCCGTATTTAAATCCTGCAAAAAAAGGTGCCCACCCCGAGAAATTCATTAAAAAAGCTACGCTTGCCGAAGTTAAGGGATGGGTTGAAAAGGCAGATGGTGTTATTAAAATGATTACTATAGCTCCCGAGCTGCAGGATCAGGAAGTAATTGACTATTTGTATGAGCAGGGGATCATCATATCATCAGGCCATAGCAATGCCACTTATGCCGAAGGCAAATCATTTTTAAAGAAACCGGTGCAAGCCGTTACACATTTGTTTAATGCTATGCCATCTATGCACCACCGCGAGCCTGGCTATATCCCTGCTATTTTTGAGGAGCGGCCGTATACCAGTATTGTAGCTGATGGTATTCACGTTGATTTTGCAATGGTGCGTTTAGCTAAACGCGAGCTTGGTGATAAACTTTTCCTGATCACCGACGCCGTTACCTCAACTAAAGAAGGCGCTTACCAGCACGAATTACGGGGAGACAGGTATACCATGCCCGATGGTACCTTATCAGGATCATGCCTTACCATGCTTGAAGCAGTTGAAAACTGCGTTAAAAAAGTAGGAATAGACCTGGCTGAGGCTGTAAACATGGCATCATTATATCCTGCTGAGCTGGCTTCACAAACAAAGAAGGGTAAAATTGAGCAAGGCTTTGATGCCGACCTTGTTGTTTTTAACGCTGATTTTGAAGTGCTTGAAACAATATTGAAGGGTGATTTTTTAACAAAGACAACATAA
- a CDS encoding BamA/TamA family outer membrane protein has translation MTRAVYRLTLTLLVLLSAGKLFAQTLADPVDSLQSQVDATSILASIFNGKSSKPSATTTQSQNRTYWSVLPSAAYNPSVGFAVGVISSGGKYFGNPSTTTLSVINAGFYLSTSGLSTFEFKQNAFSAQNQWNLQGTVQIGKTVAMDNGLGTGRRSYGEGSFFMNDTHFENNPDAFPIRYLYIKANERLYRKLANHIYVGAGLSFNYYSHIDDDRKDIPITQTHNYRYSIRNGFPINSYQANGLLFNFQFNNRDQPNRPFRGIYADIVLRSNQTWLGSNRDAMQIKFEFRKYWSLSSTHPEHVFAVWHWSNYLLSGALPYLELPGTGSDAYGRIGRAFIIGRFKGMSFVYNEAEYRFPLTANKLLSGVTFINAETANNQQRIRLFRHWEPGGGAGLRLLFNKYTRSNLCIDYARGTYGSSGFFLGLNEVF, from the coding sequence TTGACCCGCGCTGTTTATCGGCTTACCTTAACCTTGCTTGTACTTTTAAGTGCCGGCAAGCTATTTGCCCAAACCCTGGCCGATCCGGTTGATTCCCTACAATCGCAGGTGGATGCCACCAGTATTTTAGCTTCTATATTCAACGGCAAAAGCAGTAAACCTTCGGCAACAACTACGCAATCACAAAATCGCACTTATTGGTCGGTGCTGCCATCGGCCGCTTATAATCCAAGTGTGGGCTTCGCTGTAGGCGTGATCTCATCGGGAGGGAAATATTTTGGCAACCCTTCAACTACAACGCTTTCGGTAATTAACGCGGGTTTTTACTTGTCAACCAGCGGGCTCTCTACCTTTGAGTTTAAGCAAAATGCATTTTCGGCACAAAACCAATGGAACCTGCAGGGAACCGTACAAATAGGAAAAACCGTGGCCATGGATAACGGCCTTGGCACAGGCCGGCGCAGCTATGGTGAGGGTAGCTTTTTCATGAATGATACCCATTTTGAAAACAATCCCGATGCTTTTCCTATCCGCTACCTGTACATTAAAGCCAATGAGCGACTCTACCGCAAACTGGCGAACCATATCTATGTAGGCGCTGGCTTAAGCTTTAATTATTACAGCCATATTGATGATGACCGCAAGGACATCCCCATAACCCAAACTCACAATTATCGGTATAGCATCCGCAATGGTTTTCCCATTAACTCGTATCAAGCTAATGGTTTGCTTTTCAATTTCCAGTTCAACAACCGCGATCAGCCAAACCGCCCGTTCAGGGGTATTTACGCTGATATTGTTTTGCGCAGTAATCAAACCTGGCTGGGCAGCAACCGCGACGCCATGCAGATAAAGTTCGAATTCAGGAAATACTGGAGCTTATCATCAACCCATCCCGAACATGTATTTGCAGTCTGGCACTGGTCAAACTATCTGTTAAGCGGAGCCCTGCCCTATCTTGAGTTGCCAGGCACCGGTAGCGATGCTTACGGACGCATAGGCAGGGCTTTTATTATAGGGCGCTTCAAAGGCATGTCTTTCGTATATAATGAGGCCGAATATCGCTTTCCGCTCACAGCAAACAAATTACTGAGTGGCGTTACGTTTATTAATGCAGAAACCGCTAATAACCAGCAACGCATCAGGCTGTTCAGACATTGGGAGCCCGGTGGCGGCGCAGGCCTGCGACTGTTGTTTAATAAATACACCCGCTCCAATCTCTGTATTGACTATGCCAGGGGAACATATGGCTCAAGCGGTTTCTTTTTAGGCCTTAACGAAGTGTTTTAG
- the rplM gene encoding 50S ribosomal protein L13: protein MNTLSYKTVSANKKTVNKQWVVVDAEGEILGRLSTKIAMIIRGKTKPDFTPNVDCGDNVIVINADKVKLTGNKLSDKVYVRYTGYPGGQRFISPKELLAKHPTRIIEKAVRGMLPKNRLGKALFGNLHVYAGAEHPHAAQNPKAI from the coding sequence GTGAATACGTTAAGTTACAAAACTGTCTCAGCCAACAAAAAAACCGTTAACAAACAATGGGTTGTTGTTGACGCCGAAGGCGAGATTTTGGGGCGCTTGTCTACGAAGATCGCAATGATCATTCGTGGTAAAACCAAGCCTGATTTCACCCCAAACGTAGACTGTGGTGATAATGTGATCGTTATCAACGCAGACAAGGTAAAACTGACCGGCAACAAACTAAGCGACAAAGTTTATGTTCGTTACACTGGATATCCAGGTGGTCAGCGTTTTATTTCTCCTAAGGAGTTATTGGCGAAACATCCAACCCGCATCATCGAGAAAGCGGTACGTGGTATGTTACCTAAAAATCGTTTGGGTAAAGCATTATTCGGCAATTTGCATGTATATGCAGGTGCTGAGCATCCTCATGCAGCGCAAAACCCAAAAGCCATTTAA
- a CDS encoding ABC transporter ATPase, whose protein sequence is MIFSPQSRVWIYQSDRKLTDQEVSAIQPELDRFTTGWTAHNNQLKAKAEIRYNRFFILIVDESQAGASGCSIDKSVHFMQQVQQHLGINLFDRFNLAYREGEEVLSLPRHGFEAKLKDGSINKETIVYNNLVQNLTELETKWEVPFKDSWHIQLFRDLVTS, encoded by the coding sequence ATGATTTTTTCTCCACAGTCAAGAGTTTGGATATATCAGTCGGACAGGAAATTAACCGACCAGGAAGTGTCTGCTATACAGCCTGAACTGGATAGGTTTACCACCGGTTGGACGGCTCATAACAACCAGTTGAAGGCTAAGGCCGAAATCAGGTACAACCGTTTTTTTATTTTGATAGTTGATGAAAGCCAGGCAGGTGCCAGCGGCTGTTCAATAGATAAGTCGGTGCATTTTATGCAACAAGTGCAACAGCATTTGGGCATTAACTTGTTTGATAGGTTTAACCTGGCCTATCGCGAAGGTGAGGAAGTGTTATCACTGCCACGCCATGGTTTTGAAGCAAAGCTTAAAGACGGCAGCATCAACAAAGAAACTATTGTTTACAATAACCTGGTGCAAAACTTAACCGAACTGGAAACTAAATGGGAGGTTCCGTTTAAGGATAGCTGGCATATTCAGTTATTCCGCGACCTGGTAACCAGTTAA
- a CDS encoding (Fe-S)-binding protein has product MNNEPLAIPTMAEMAAQGKEPEILFWVGCAGSFDERARKITRDICKILHHVGISYAVLGTEENCTGDPAKRAGNEFLFQMQAMMNIQVLDGYNIKKIVTGCPHCFNTIKNEYPGVGGNYEVIHHTQLIQQLINDGKLKAEGGESFKGKRITYHDPCYLGRGNDVYEAPRAALEILDTELVEMKRCKSNGLCCGAGGAQMFKEPEPGKKDINMERIADVIEAKAQVVAAACPFCMTMLTDGVKNQDKEQEIKVLDIAEITARANGL; this is encoded by the coding sequence ATGAACAATGAACCATTGGCTATCCCTACCATGGCCGAAATGGCTGCCCAGGGCAAAGAACCTGAAATATTATTTTGGGTTGGTTGTGCTGGTAGCTTTGATGAACGCGCCCGCAAAATCACCCGTGATATTTGTAAGATCCTGCACCATGTAGGTATCAGCTATGCTGTTTTGGGAACGGAGGAGAACTGTACCGGTGATCCGGCTAAGCGTGCTGGTAATGAATTTCTGTTCCAGATGCAGGCCATGATGAACATACAGGTGCTGGATGGTTATAACATCAAGAAAATAGTTACAGGTTGCCCGCATTGTTTTAATACCATAAAAAATGAATACCCCGGTGTGGGGGGCAATTATGAGGTAATTCATCATACCCAGCTTATCCAGCAGCTCATTAATGATGGTAAGCTCAAGGCCGAAGGCGGTGAAAGTTTTAAAGGCAAACGGATCACCTACCATGATCCTTGTTATTTAGGGCGGGGGAATGATGTTTACGAAGCTCCTCGTGCGGCGCTTGAAATATTGGATACCGAACTGGTAGAAATGAAACGCTGTAAATCAAACGGTTTGTGCTGCGGCGCGGGTGGTGCTCAAATGTTCAAGGAACCGGAGCCCGGTAAAAAAGACATTAACATGGAACGTATTGCCGATGTCATTGAGGCTAAAGCCCAGGTAGTAGCTGCCGCCTGTCCGTTTTGTATGACCATGCTTACCGACGGTGTGAAAAATCAGGATAAAGAGCAGGAAATAAAAGTGCTGGATATTGCCGAGATCACGGCAAGGGCCAATGGTTTATAA
- a CDS encoding (Fe-S)-binding protein yields MIAQIIFIIILGAAIYQFSKNVAKIRRNILLGKDTNRKDQPGLRWTVMAKIALGQTKMVKRPVAAVMHFFIYVGFIIINLEVLEIMIDGVFGSHRIFANPLGGLYGFLIGAFEVLAVLVLTACIVFLCRRNVIHLKRFTGTEMTQWPKSDANYILITEILLMTAFLTMNAADYKLQLLHFGHYVSAGSFPVSSLLAPLLPDGASALVITERVCWWFHIVGILCFLNYLPYSKHFHILLAFPNTYYSNLNAKGKFTNMASVTNEVKAMLDPSYIPENTGEPGRFGAKDVTDLTWKNLMEAYTCTECGRCTYVCPANITGKLLSPRKIMMDTRDRITEIGNNIDKHGKDHQDGKSLLDNYISREELWACTSCNACVEACPVNINPLEIITEMRRYIVMEESQAPASLNNMFSNVENNGAPWKYSQADRFNWAEEQ; encoded by the coding sequence ATGATTGCACAAATTATATTCATAATCATATTGGGCGCCGCTATTTACCAGTTCAGTAAAAATGTAGCCAAAATACGTCGTAACATATTGTTGGGTAAGGATACCAATCGTAAAGATCAGCCTGGCCTCCGCTGGACGGTTATGGCAAAAATAGCCCTTGGGCAAACCAAAATGGTTAAACGCCCTGTGGCAGCTGTCATGCACTTTTTTATTTACGTGGGCTTTATCATCATCAACCTGGAGGTGCTGGAGATCATGATCGATGGTGTTTTTGGCTCGCACCGGATCTTTGCCAATCCGCTTGGCGGGTTGTATGGTTTCCTGATAGGGGCGTTTGAGGTGCTTGCTGTGCTGGTGCTTACTGCATGTATTGTTTTCTTGTGCAGGCGTAACGTTATCCATCTTAAACGGTTTACAGGCACCGAGATGACCCAATGGCCAAAATCTGATGCTAACTATATTCTCATCACTGAGATATTGCTCATGACAGCCTTCCTGACCATGAACGCGGCCGATTATAAACTGCAGTTGTTACATTTTGGTCACTACGTTAGCGCCGGAAGTTTTCCGGTGAGTTCTTTGCTGGCACCATTGCTGCCCGATGGTGCTTCGGCATTGGTAATTACCGAAAGGGTTTGCTGGTGGTTTCATATCGTAGGCATCCTGTGTTTTTTAAATTACCTGCCATACTCAAAACACTTTCATATTCTGCTGGCTTTTCCAAATACGTATTATTCTAATCTGAATGCTAAGGGTAAGTTTACCAATATGGCATCGGTTACCAACGAGGTCAAAGCCATGCTTGATCCATCTTATATTCCCGAAAATACCGGTGAACCGGGAAGGTTTGGCGCAAAGGATGTAACTGATCTTACCTGGAAAAATCTCATGGAGGCCTATACATGCACTGAATGCGGTAGATGTACTTATGTTTGTCCGGCTAATATTACCGGCAAATTACTATCGCCCCGCAAGATCATGATGGATACGCGCGACCGTATTACCGAGATTGGTAATAACATCGATAAGCACGGAAAGGACCACCAGGATGGTAAATCACTACTTGATAATTATATCAGCAGAGAGGAGCTTTGGGCCTGCACCAGTTGCAATGCCTGTGTGGAGGCTTGCCCGGTAAATATCAATCCACTGGAAATTATAACCGAAATGCGCCGCTACATTGTGATGGAAGAATCGCAGGCTCCGGCCAGCCTAAACAATATGTTTAGCAACGTGGAGAATAACGGCGCTCCATGGAAATACAGCCAGGCCGACAGGTTTAACTGGGCGGAAGAACAGTAG
- the rpsB gene encoding 30S ribosomal protein S2, with amino-acid sequence MARTTYQDLLDAGVHFGHLTRKWDPKMSQYIFMERNGIHIIDLNKTLTKVEEAAAAIKQIVKSGRKVLFVATKKQAKDIVADYAKSVNMPYITERWLGGMLTNFATVRKSIKKMSNIDKLTKDGTYSNLSKKERLMIQRERIKLETLLGGISDLNRLPAALFLIDVKKEHIAVSEALKLNIPTFAMVDTNSDPSNIDFPIPANDDATKSISLITSIIIKAIEEGLDERKREKEDEAEKEAVAAKAKADAPEANEGGKRTRKVAEVAAEGETEAPAAETEE; translated from the coding sequence ATGGCAAGAACAACTTATCAGGATTTACTGGACGCTGGTGTACACTTTGGTCACCTTACCCGCAAATGGGATCCGAAAATGTCACAGTACATTTTCATGGAGCGTAACGGTATCCACATTATCGATTTAAATAAAACCTTAACTAAGGTTGAAGAAGCTGCTGCAGCTATAAAACAAATTGTAAAATCAGGCCGTAAGGTATTATTCGTAGCTACAAAGAAACAAGCGAAAGATATCGTTGCTGATTACGCAAAAAGCGTAAACATGCCATACATCACCGAGCGTTGGTTAGGTGGTATGTTAACCAACTTTGCTACTGTACGTAAGTCAATCAAAAAGATGTCAAACATCGATAAATTGACTAAAGACGGTACTTACAGCAACCTTTCTAAAAAAGAGCGTCTGATGATTCAGCGTGAGCGTATCAAATTAGAAACCCTTTTAGGTGGTATCTCTGATCTGAACCGTTTACCAGCTGCTTTATTCCTGATCGACGTTAAGAAAGAGCACATCGCGGTTTCAGAAGCATTGAAGTTGAACATCCCTACATTTGCTATGGTTGATACCAACTCTGATCCTTCAAACATCGACTTCCCGATCCCTGCGAATGACGACGCTACTAAATCAATTTCATTGATCACCAGCATCATCATCAAAGCTATCGAAGAAGGTTTAGATGAGCGCAAACGCGAGAAAGAAGACGAAGCTGAAAAAGAAGCAGTAGCTGCAAAAGCTAAAGCTGATGCTCCTGAAGCTAACGAAGGCGGCAAAAGAACCCGCAAAGTTGCTGAAGTAGCTGCTGAAGGTGAAACTGAAGCTCCAGCTGCTGAAACAGAAGAATAA
- the rpsI gene encoding 30S ribosomal protein S9: MPTTNTSGRRKTAVARIYLTEGNGAIIVNGKDYKEYFPTLPLQYIVTQSTEVSGSTGKYDVKANVAGGGVKGQAEAVRLAIAKAIVELDAEKKPALRAKGLMTRDDRMVERKKPGRRKARKRFQFSKR; encoded by the coding sequence ATGCCAACAACTAACACTTCAGGCAGAAGAAAAACAGCCGTTGCCCGCATCTACCTTACAGAAGGAAATGGCGCGATCATCGTTAACGGTAAAGATTACAAAGAGTATTTCCCTACTTTGCCATTGCAATATATCGTAACTCAGAGCACTGAGGTTTCTGGTAGCACCGGAAAATACGATGTTAAAGCAAACGTTGCAGGTGGTGGTGTAAAAGGACAGGCAGAAGCCGTTCGTTTAGCTATCGCTAAAGCTATTGTTGAACTTGATGCTGAAAAGAAACCGGCATTACGTGCTAAAGGCTTAATGACCCGCGATGACCGTATGGTTGAGCGTAAAAAACCAGGTCGCAGGAAAGCACGTAAGAGATTCCAATTCAGTAAACGTTAA
- the pyrH gene encoding UMP kinase, translating to MKYKRILLKLSGESLMGTRQYGIDNNQVLQYAHDIKNVYDAGIEIAVVVGGGNIFRGLSAEKSGMERAQADYMGMLATVINCMALQNALESIGVETRLQSAIKMEQICEPYIRRRAMHHLEMGKIVIFGAGTGNPYFTTDTAASLRAIEIKADVVLKGTRVDGIYTADPEKDPTATRYDEISFQEVYDKGLNVMDMTAITLCQENKLPIIVFDMNKEGNFMKIAKGEDIGTLVK from the coding sequence ATGAAATACAAAAGAATATTACTGAAACTTTCGGGCGAATCGCTGATGGGCACAAGGCAATATGGTATTGATAATAACCAGGTTTTGCAGTATGCTCATGACATTAAAAACGTTTATGATGCCGGTATTGAGATTGCGGTAGTTGTTGGAGGCGGTAATATTTTCAGGGGATTAAGTGCCGAAAAATCGGGCATGGAACGCGCTCAGGCTGATTATATGGGTATGCTTGCAACCGTTATTAACTGTATGGCGCTGCAAAATGCTTTGGAAAGCATTGGTGTGGAAACGCGTCTGCAATCGGCCATTAAAATGGAGCAGATCTGCGAGCCTTATATCCGTCGTCGTGCTATGCACCATCTGGAAATGGGCAAGATCGTGATCTTCGGTGCAGGTACCGGTAACCCTTATTTTACTACTGATACTGCCGCTTCATTACGCGCTATCGAAATTAAAGCTGACGTGGTATTGAAAGGTACCCGCGTTGATGGTATCTATACTGCCGATCCGGAGAAAGATCCGACAGCAACCCGTTATGACGAGATCTCCTTCCAGGAAGTATATGACAAAGGCCTGAATGTAATGGACATGACCGCTATTACCCTTTGCCAGGAAAACAAGCTGCCTATCATTGTATTTGACATGAACAAAGAAGGCAACTTTATGAAAATTGCCAAAGGCGAGGATATCGGTACTTTAGTGAAATAA
- the tsf gene encoding translation elongation factor Ts, translating into MSTVQISAADVNKLRQQTGAGMMDCKKALTETNGDFEAAIDFLRKKGAKVAASRQDRESNEGVVIARTSADFKTGVIIELNCETDFVAKNAEFVAFANQIANTAVEAKPASIDELLALEIDVETGRQKISEAIIEKTGKIGEKIGVSKYEVVSGEKVVAYIHGNFRLGVLVALTAGGEAAEEAGKDVAMQIAAMNPIALDKDGVDASVIERELEIAKDQIRAEGKPEAMVEKIAAGKLNKFYKDSTLLNQEFVKDSSKSVSQFLDAVEKGLTVTAFKRVALGA; encoded by the coding sequence ATGTCTACAGTACAAATTTCTGCAGCCGACGTAAACAAACTGCGCCAGCAAACCGGTGCCGGTATGATGGATTGCAAAAAAGCATTAACCGAAACTAACGGTGATTTTGAAGCAGCTATCGATTTTTTAAGGAAAAAAGGTGCTAAAGTTGCAGCAAGCCGTCAGGACAGGGAATCAAACGAAGGTGTTGTTATTGCACGTACTTCGGCTGATTTTAAAACCGGTGTTATCATCGAACTTAACTGCGAAACCGACTTCGTAGCTAAAAATGCTGAGTTCGTTGCTTTCGCTAACCAAATTGCTAACACTGCTGTTGAAGCTAAACCAGCTTCAATTGATGAGCTTTTAGCGTTGGAGATCGACGTTGAAACTGGTCGTCAGAAAATTTCTGAAGCTATCATCGAAAAAACCGGTAAAATCGGCGAAAAAATCGGTGTTTCTAAATATGAAGTAGTTAGCGGCGAAAAAGTTGTTGCTTACATTCACGGTAACTTCCGTTTAGGTGTATTGGTAGCACTTACTGCTGGTGGCGAAGCTGCTGAAGAAGCCGGTAAAGACGTAGCAATGCAAATTGCTGCTATGAACCCTATCGCACTTGATAAAGATGGTGTTGATGCTTCGGTAATTGAGCGTGAGCTTGAAATTGCTAAAGATCAGATCCGTGCAGAAGGTAAACCAGAAGCAATGGTTGAAAAAATTGCTGCCGGTAAACTGAATAAATTCTACAAAGACTCAACCTTGTTAAACCAGGAGTTTGTGAAAGATTCGTCTAAGAGCGTTTCACAATTCCTTGACGCGGTTGAAAAAGGCCTTACAGTAACCGCCTTTAAGCGAGTAGCTTTAGGAGCTTAA